One Rubinisphaera margarita DNA window includes the following coding sequences:
- a CDS encoding ABC transporter permease subunit: MLLAGPIFSREALTVPRQLKTYLLRAGYLFAFFVLLYTASQATFGWQQYRSLGATARFGAYVFQIFAFVQLTLVIFAGLLFSAGNVAAEKDRRTILLLLMTDLKDRELVIGKLLASLLNVFTLVLCSLPVFIFIRILGGVSLSQVLWALAITAASTYMAGSWGIFVAFWREKTFQTLAVGLLGFVAFLAVVEGLTFLVGPETTLGTWIGALDPYRALLTVVSPFSTTSMSRISDLSMWQTFGELLGLGVLLNVLTIVNLRRWNPSRTLYVAAKKDESGEPTRKARQVWERPIVWREIMTKAYGRRIFLIKLAYVLFSVLIGYSLLSAETSSLVLGMISWQGLGFVLLALLSLMLVNAQAVTSITSERDGQTLEVLLVTEISAREFIYGKLLGVFYNAKEAILLPLIYIAVMSSQGMIAPVQSFYLGFGYLMLCAFASMLGMHSAISFDNSRTAIANSMGTVFFLFIGIFICMILIVEARSSFALQLPSFLIFIVGGSIGLWASLTHKNPSPALTLAAGVLPFGTFYAITAFLLGESFSVFLCVCAAYGFTALAMLIPAISEFDLALGRATIEKS; encoded by the coding sequence GTGTTGTTAGCTGGACCAATATTCTCCCGCGAGGCGCTGACCGTCCCGCGACAGTTGAAGACTTATCTCCTTCGAGCGGGGTATCTGTTCGCGTTTTTCGTGCTGCTCTACACCGCCAGTCAGGCGACTTTCGGCTGGCAGCAGTACCGCAGCCTCGGAGCCACGGCTCGCTTTGGGGCCTACGTCTTTCAGATCTTCGCCTTCGTCCAGTTGACCCTGGTCATCTTCGCCGGGTTGCTGTTCTCAGCCGGGAATGTGGCCGCCGAGAAGGATCGAAGAACAATCCTGCTGCTGTTGATGACCGACCTCAAAGATCGGGAACTTGTCATTGGCAAACTGCTGGCGAGTCTTCTGAATGTCTTTACGCTCGTTCTCTGCTCGTTGCCGGTGTTCATCTTCATTCGGATTCTGGGAGGCGTGAGTCTATCCCAGGTGCTCTGGGCACTGGCGATCACCGCGGCTTCAACCTATATGGCAGGAAGCTGGGGCATTTTCGTCGCCTTCTGGCGCGAAAAGACGTTCCAGACGCTCGCCGTCGGACTGCTCGGCTTCGTAGCGTTTCTAGCGGTTGTGGAAGGGCTGACATTTCTCGTCGGGCCGGAGACGACGCTCGGAACCTGGATCGGAGCTCTCGATCCTTATCGAGCATTGCTGACTGTGGTCAGCCCGTTTTCGACCACGAGCATGAGCCGCATCAGCGACTTGAGCATGTGGCAGACGTTCGGCGAGCTGCTGGGACTTGGTGTGCTGCTGAACGTGCTGACGATCGTCAATCTCCGCCGCTGGAACCCGTCGCGAACTCTCTACGTGGCGGCGAAGAAGGACGAATCGGGCGAGCCGACTCGCAAAGCTCGTCAGGTCTGGGAACGTCCGATCGTCTGGCGGGAAATTATGACCAAAGCCTACGGGCGGCGGATCTTCCTCATCAAGCTGGCCTACGTCCTGTTCTCGGTCCTCATCGGCTACAGCCTCTTGTCGGCTGAGACCTCCTCGCTCGTGCTGGGCATGATTTCCTGGCAGGGGCTGGGGTTTGTGTTGCTCGCTCTGCTTTCGCTGATGCTCGTGAACGCGCAGGCGGTCACATCGATTACCAGCGAACGGGACGGTCAGACTCTGGAAGTGCTGCTCGTGACCGAGATCTCGGCTCGCGAGTTCATTTACGGCAAGCTGCTCGGCGTCTTCTACAACGCCAAGGAAGCGATTCTGCTGCCGCTGATTTATATCGCCGTGATGAGTTCGCAGGGGATGATTGCCCCGGTGCAGAGTTTCTATCTCGGGTTCGGTTATCTGATGCTGTGTGCGTTCGCCTCGATGCTCGGCATGCATTCGGCGATTAGTTTTGATAACTCCCGCACGGCGATTGCGAACAGTATGGGGACGGTTTTCTTCCTGTTCATCGGGATCTTCATCTGTATGATTTTGATTGTCGAAGCCCGGTCTTCGTTCGCGTTGCAGTTGCCGAGCTTCCTCATTTTCATTGTTGGGGGAAGTATTGGGCTCTGGGCTTCGCTGACGCATAAGAATCCTTCGCCCGCCCTGACTCTGGCGGCCGGTGTCTTGCCTTTCGGCACGTTTTATGCGATCACCGCCTTTCTGCTGGGCGAATCGTTCAGCGTTTTTCTGTGCGTCTGTGCCGCGTATGGCTTTACCGCTCTGGCGATGCTGATCCCAGCCATCAGTGAATTCGACCTGGCCCTGGGCCGGGCGACGATCGAAAAATCGTAG
- the crcB gene encoding fluoride efflux transporter CrcB, whose amino-acid sequence MWVDFVAVGLGGAVGAISRYYLSGVMIQRFPDFEPAGTLLVNVLGCFLIGLLVSLELEKVTTSRQWRSFAITGCLGSLTTFSTFGYQTVVLARDKSLNWATFNIAANLVLGLIAVLAGLMLGRLFAR is encoded by the coding sequence ATGTGGGTGGATTTCGTCGCGGTCGGACTCGGAGGAGCAGTGGGAGCGATCTCCCGCTACTACCTGTCCGGCGTCATGATTCAACGCTTCCCCGATTTCGAACCAGCCGGGACGCTGCTCGTCAATGTCCTCGGTTGCTTCCTGATCGGCCTGCTCGTCTCGCTTGAACTCGAAAAGGTAACGACGAGCCGCCAGTGGCGCAGTTTCGCGATCACCGGTTGCCTCGGCTCGCTGACGACCTTCTCGACCTTCGGCTATCAGACCGTGGTCCTCGCTCGCGATAAGAGTCTCAACTGGGCCACATTCAACATCGCCGCCAATCTCGTGCTCGGATTGATCGCCGTCCTCGCCGGCCTCATGCTCGGACGACTGTTCGCCAGGTGA
- a CDS encoding CNNM domain-containing protein, which translates to MIVWTLIILLFLIGVRLSFFFSGIETAFYRASRLRLNIDAQTGDQQSKRILPFVADPSQFVATILIGNNVANYVTTCAIGYGAIQAFGNLSEVVEVGVTVLISPVIFIFGELLPKTLHYRAPLLMLKRNFLFFQMVHILLLPLSWPLMILTRIFQSVGGVRQQPMLRILGRRPLANVIGHGRDEGIVTEVQHNLMQGVFVNANKPLESLVIPAEIAFSFEDELTHAALMKHARDYGLADIAVTTSTEDSTEVDYFRVSDLLLTRGALQDIRRPMPSLQIEISRLEALLILQEHDSDLGAVFDGDELIGIVRRSALAETLYQGSLSLSAAAL; encoded by the coding sequence ATGATCGTCTGGACGTTGATCATTCTGTTGTTCCTGATCGGTGTGCGGCTGTCGTTTTTCTTCAGCGGTATTGAGACGGCGTTTTACCGGGCCAGCCGGTTGCGCCTTAATATTGATGCCCAGACTGGAGACCAGCAATCGAAGCGGATTCTCCCTTTCGTTGCCGATCCTTCGCAATTCGTGGCGACGATTCTGATCGGCAATAACGTGGCCAACTATGTGACGACCTGCGCCATCGGTTATGGAGCCATCCAGGCCTTTGGGAACCTCTCAGAAGTGGTCGAGGTGGGGGTGACGGTTCTGATCTCGCCCGTAATTTTTATCTTCGGCGAACTGCTGCCCAAAACGCTGCATTACCGGGCTCCGCTGCTGATGCTGAAGCGGAACTTCCTGTTCTTTCAGATGGTCCATATTCTGCTGCTCCCCTTGAGCTGGCCACTGATGATTCTCACCCGCATCTTCCAAAGCGTCGGTGGCGTCCGGCAGCAGCCGATGTTGCGGATTCTCGGGCGTCGACCGCTGGCCAACGTCATCGGGCATGGACGGGATGAGGGGATTGTGACCGAAGTCCAGCACAACCTGATGCAGGGAGTGTTCGTTAACGCCAATAAGCCACTGGAGAGTCTGGTGATACCGGCGGAAATTGCCTTCAGCTTTGAAGACGAACTGACCCATGCCGCCTTGATGAAGCACGCCCGGGATTACGGACTGGCCGATATCGCCGTCACGACCTCGACGGAGGACTCTACCGAAGTGGACTATTTCCGTGTCAGCGATCTCCTGCTGACGCGCGGAGCCTTGCAGGATATCCGTCGCCCCATGCCATCGCTGCAGATCGAGATCTCTCGGCTGGAAGCACTGCTGATTCTGCAGGAACACGACTCCGACCTGGGCGCGGTGTTCGATGGCGACGAACTCATCGGCATCGTCCGCCGTTCTGCACTTGCTGAGACGCTCTACCAGGGCAGCCTGTCCTTATCGGCTGCAGCGCTGTAG
- a CDS encoding CNNM domain-containing protein: MLEEISRSLSLWLPGVSIMFALTFASGFFSGSETAMFSLTRDDLQTFRSGSPSEKHVVQLLGDPSRLLTAILFWNLVVNLSYFAVSVVVSRRLILHGYDSAGWLFSLLGVVSIILFGEVIPKSVSVVFPRPICRLIVWPLLVSIRSLDRILPVLTMMTRGLQRGFWPNLEEESLIDAEDLEKAVDLSTQSSEMIAHERSILHHILDLSEMAIEEVMRPRGTYVTVNEPTIWKDLGFGTPPGGFAAIVEPGTDQVTGVYWMHGTIYHQAKGLESFRESVVYVPWCAHAARTLSQMRSSLCHVAVVVDEYGQTIGVATQQDLLDTIFTPVPSRARRILQREAILKIGDDKYHLDGLTTLRFLSVHLNIPFDADEEPSVTVAGLLHQHFRRFPEINDEMVWQGWKLRVFDVPGPGRARVLLEPAALPEQSTSEVNS, from the coding sequence ATGCTTGAAGAAATCTCTCGCTCACTTTCACTGTGGCTGCCCGGCGTCAGCATTATGTTCGCGCTGACGTTCGCGTCCGGATTCTTTTCCGGCAGTGAGACGGCGATGTTCTCTCTGACTCGCGACGATCTGCAGACCTTCCGCAGCGGCAGTCCCTCCGAAAAACACGTGGTCCAACTGCTGGGCGATCCATCCCGGCTGCTGACCGCGATTCTCTTCTGGAATCTGGTCGTTAATCTGTCCTACTTTGCGGTAAGCGTGGTGGTCTCCCGGCGATTGATCTTACACGGCTACGACAGTGCCGGCTGGCTGTTTAGTCTGCTGGGTGTGGTAAGCATCATTCTGTTCGGCGAGGTGATCCCGAAGAGCGTCTCGGTCGTCTTTCCGCGTCCCATCTGCCGGCTGATCGTCTGGCCTCTGCTCGTTTCCATCCGCTCGCTCGATCGCATCCTTCCGGTACTCACGATGATGACTCGCGGACTGCAGCGGGGATTCTGGCCGAATCTGGAAGAAGAGTCACTCATTGATGCCGAGGACCTCGAAAAGGCGGTCGATCTGTCGACGCAGTCGAGCGAGATGATCGCTCACGAACGGAGCATCCTGCATCACATTCTGGATCTCTCGGAGATGGCGATCGAAGAAGTGATGCGGCCTCGCGGAACGTATGTGACCGTGAACGAGCCGACGATCTGGAAAGATCTCGGTTTTGGGACGCCCCCCGGGGGATTCGCGGCGATTGTCGAGCCTGGAACTGATCAGGTGACCGGCGTCTACTGGATGCACGGCACGATTTACCATCAGGCGAAAGGGCTCGAATCGTTCCGGGAATCGGTCGTGTACGTTCCCTGGTGTGCCCACGCCGCCCGCACGCTCAGTCAGATGCGGTCTTCGCTCTGCCACGTCGCCGTCGTCGTCGACGAGTATGGACAGACAATCGGCGTGGCCACGCAGCAGGATCTGCTCGATACGATCTTCACCCCGGTACCGAGCCGAGCCCGAAGAATTCTGCAGCGGGAAGCCATTCTGAAGATCGGCGATGACAAGTACCATCTCGATGGCCTGACGACCCTGCGGTTTCTGTCAGTGCATCTCAACATTCCGTTCGATGCCGATGAAGAACCGAGCGTGACGGTCGCCGGGTTGCTGCATCAGCACTTCCGCCGTTTTCCAGAGATCAACGACGAGATGGTCTGGCAGGGGTGGAAGCTGCGGGTGTTCGATGTTCCGGGACCGGGGCGAGCCCGCGTGTTGCTCGAACCAGCTGCGTTGCCGGAGCAGTCGACATCGGAGGTCAACTCATGA
- a CDS encoding (Fe-S)-binding protein has protein sequence MQVALFVPCYIDQLFPDVAWATLELLEKHGCKVEIPEAPVCCGQPMANTGCWDDAQPLAKSFVENYAKYEYIVCPSGSCTSMIVNHYHDLIGDDAQYLELRRKTFELCAFLTDVLKVESFDVEFPHKVGLHQSCHGLRELRLGSSSEVMGREFSKARSLLEKVRGIELVELSRKDECCGFGGTFAVSEEAVSCMMGNDRIHDHEHAGAEVITAGDMSCLMHMDGLIKRQKKPIRTMHIAQILAGRPIEK, from the coding sequence ATGCAAGTTGCGCTCTTCGTTCCCTGCTACATCGATCAGCTGTTCCCGGACGTCGCCTGGGCCACGCTGGAACTCCTTGAAAAGCACGGCTGTAAAGTCGAAATCCCGGAAGCCCCGGTCTGTTGCGGCCAGCCGATGGCCAACACCGGCTGCTGGGATGACGCCCAGCCGCTCGCTAAGTCGTTCGTCGAGAACTACGCGAAATACGAATACATCGTTTGCCCCTCCGGCAGCTGCACTTCGATGATCGTGAACCATTACCACGATCTGATCGGCGATGACGCCCAGTACTTGGAACTTCGCCGCAAGACCTTCGAACTCTGTGCGTTTCTGACCGATGTGCTGAAAGTCGAGTCGTTCGACGTCGAGTTCCCGCATAAGGTCGGGCTGCATCAGAGCTGCCACGGTCTTCGCGAACTTCGGCTCGGCTCTTCCAGCGAAGTGATGGGCCGCGAGTTCAGCAAAGCCCGTTCGCTCCTCGAGAAGGTCCGCGGAATCGAGCTCGTGGAATTGAGCCGGAAGGACGAATGCTGCGGCTTCGGGGGAACGTTCGCTGTTTCCGAGGAAGCCGTCTCCTGCATGATGGGCAACGACCGGATTCACGATCATGAACATGCCGGCGCGGAAGTCATCACGGCCGGCGACATGTCCTGCCTGATGCATATGGACGGACTCATCAAACGGCAGAAGAAGCCGATCCGCACGATGCACATCGCTCAGATCCTGGCCGGGCGGCCCATCGAGAAGTAA
- a CDS encoding PQQ-like beta-propeller repeat protein: MRYFLCLMLLALSTVAQADDWLQFRGTSSPGVVQGPELPESFDQIAWTADLDGRGSSSPIIVGDKVFVTGCEGPRQDRLTVTCFAEADGKQLWKREFWATGRTVCHQKMSVATPTPASDGERIYASYSSNDVACLDLEGNLLWYRGLTYDFPNVSNSLGMSSSVIVKDGTVVCMAENDTQSMTFGLNADDGTTKWQLDRPRGANWTSPIAWPGEESIVLLQSSKGVTAIEPATGKTVWEYLDGAATIPSLTAVNGLVIVPSHGLTALKPGVSDTTVPEIVWQASQLSPSTPSPVVTENYAYVINGAGVLSCGDLSDGKRVWQCRMSGKFSATPLISGDRLYAINEQGNAQVVQLTPEGGEVLNSHEFGETVLATPSAADGAIYVRSDNHLWKIK; the protein is encoded by the coding sequence ATGAGATACTTCCTCTGTCTGATGCTCCTCGCGCTAAGCACCGTCGCTCAGGCTGACGACTGGCTGCAGTTTCGTGGCACCTCAAGCCCCGGCGTGGTGCAGGGACCGGAACTTCCCGAGTCGTTCGATCAGATTGCCTGGACGGCGGATCTGGACGGCCGCGGCTCGTCTTCGCCAATCATCGTGGGCGACAAAGTCTTCGTCACCGGTTGCGAAGGTCCCCGCCAGGATCGGCTGACCGTTACCTGTTTCGCGGAAGCGGATGGCAAACAGCTCTGGAAACGCGAGTTCTGGGCGACCGGCCGAACCGTCTGCCATCAAAAGATGTCGGTCGCCACGCCCACACCGGCCAGCGATGGCGAGCGGATCTATGCGTCTTACTCGTCGAACGACGTCGCCTGCCTCGACCTTGAGGGCAATCTCCTCTGGTATCGCGGGTTGACCTACGACTTTCCGAATGTGAGTAACAGCCTCGGGATGTCGTCTTCGGTCATCGTGAAAGACGGCACGGTCGTCTGCATGGCCGAGAACGATACGCAGTCGATGACCTTCGGTTTGAACGCCGACGACGGCACCACGAAGTGGCAGCTCGATCGTCCTCGCGGAGCAAACTGGACCTCGCCGATCGCCTGGCCGGGCGAAGAATCGATTGTGCTGTTGCAGTCCTCCAAGGGAGTCACTGCCATCGAGCCCGCGACGGGAAAGACCGTCTGGGAATATCTCGACGGAGCCGCGACGATTCCGTCGCTGACCGCCGTGAATGGTCTGGTGATCGTCCCGTCCCACGGATTAACGGCTCTCAAGCCGGGCGTGAGTGATACGACCGTTCCGGAAATCGTCTGGCAGGCGTCGCAACTGTCTCCTTCCACGCCAAGCCCGGTGGTTACCGAGAATTACGCGTATGTCATCAACGGAGCAGGAGTCTTGAGCTGTGGGGATCTGTCAGACGGCAAGCGTGTCTGGCAATGTCGCATGTCGGGCAAGTTCAGCGCAACGCCGTTGATCTCCGGCGATCGGCTCTACGCCATCAACGAGCAGGGGAATGCTCAGGTGGTACAGCTGACCCCGGAAGGGGGCGAAGTGCTGAATTCGCATGAGTTCGGCGAAACTGTTCTCGCGACTCCCTCGGCTGCCGACGGAGCGATCTATGTCCGCAGCGACAATCATCTGTGGAAGATCAAGTAG